tttgttatatattgtcTAATAAGGCTACTCATCTGTTGGCCCGTTGGGCTTCCTTTTCCTTAACTTGGGACACTCATCCCATCTCTTAGTAGGTCTCTTGTAAGGATGTTGATGGGTTGGTTCTCTCCGTTGTCTTTGCCCTCTTTGGGGCTTGGGCCTGCCCTTTCTTATGATATTATCTTACttaacagcaacaacaacaacaaaaagaagaagagagaagatgCTAATGTTATATGATTGGGGGAAACTGGTAATTTGCTCAGATAACATAATTGCACACAAAGTTTATGGCAAATTATGATTATTACAATTTAAAACATAGAGGAACAGGGTACTAAGGGTATGATTGGTGCATTGAATAGAAATTACGACataaattgtaatctttattattaggaataaaatgtgttgtaatgtgATAACTAAACCTATTCATAAAGttggttgtgagttataacattaaaataaaatttaagatttattttaggaaatatcttactcatacaattatatcttcttaatttttttaaaaaaaatttaagagatatatatatatatattattttttatgtttttttttaatttttataattgttagatgtatatggaaagcttttttatttgaaaatatattaaattttgaaattattagaCTTACTAAGAAATAGCTAGTAGCCTAGtacaactcttttaaaaatgaatagttattccacattttgaagaataactattcataTAGGAGTGAttatttcttataataaaaacataaccaaattaAAGAATAGTTAAACCATACTATTACAATcaaccaaacatgccctaagtAAACAATGACCTTCAAATTCCTTAAacctcgtttgggaggagggaatggaatggaatggaaaagaataattttagaatattcttttcattccttgtttgggagttttaatggagggaatggaaaacTCATtctcttgtttgagagtttaagtgggagggaatgaaatggataggagggaacactcattcttctctattctcttaaaaccttaaattttcattcctcctaaaattaggaggaatgggagggaatgaaattagatttaatgatttttttttactaaaactcccaaaatacccctatatattcaaccatttattttaaaatagggatctaatagtaatattatcataaaatgatttcattacattccctccatgttactcccaaacaagattacttatattccattcattttgattcttttccattcctttattttaaaacatctaatcaaggttacttaatttcattccattccattattttccattccattctcttaCTTATATACATtcaattccatttcattccattcctttctattcctttatgatcatttcattccattcccttccaTTTccttcccttatgaactcccaaacggagTCTTAAAGTTGCTTTAGACTTTGTTTgagaggagggaatggaatggaatgaaaaaaataaatttaggatATTCTTctattcccttgtttgggagttctAATAGAGGGAATAGAAAGTTTattcccttatttgggagtttaagtagaagggaatggaatgggtagAAGTGAACACTTATTCCTCTTTATTCccttaaaacttcaaattttcattcctccgAAATTGGGAGAAATGGgaggaatgaaattagatttaataaattttttactaaaactctcaaaatacccctatatattcaacaatttattttaaaatagaggtctaatagtaatattgtctaATAGTaatgattccattccatttcattccctctatattacttccaaacaagattacttacatttcattcattttcattcttttccattcctttattttaaaacatccaatcaatgttacttaattttattttatttcattctattccttttcctttcacttacttaaatgcattccattcatttcttttccatccccttatgatcattccatttcatttcattctattCCTTTATAAACTCCCAAACGAAGTCTTaaagtgtgtttgtttggaggtgaatagagaggatgaaaaactttggagagaaaataggaagtAAAACATTTTTAGAGTGTGTTTGATTGGGTgggagaaaggaaaataaatggtagAGTTTAGTTGTTTTTTCTCTTgacttaccaaaaaaatttctcttcaaaatgaagagaaaactgAGAAGAAGAAACTCATTTAATACCCTTAAAATTTACCTTCAAGTCCCcaatgttttgggtttttatttttccctttcattttttcttcctttgttaCTACGtgctaacttcttttttttccttgattttttttctttgttactaCGTGatggttttcaatttttattatttttttgttcttttcttttgtctgaacgtagcttctttttttttcttctttttattttctttgactttttcTAGATGTGgagctttctttcttctttttttttttcttttttttttgtgctcgtatgtttattttctcattaattttggttgatttaaaaaaaaaacattttgttaTGCTTTTTTATATACTTTAATTAGTGTCTATCtatacattattaaaaaaaaaaaaaagtataatgtgttatcttttattttatttaatagaaaCGCGATGGTTAATTTATACCaactttattttcaataaaacaaaaaaacttttcattCGTCTACTTTTCCACccaaccaaatacaaataaagaaaattaaatttttttttaccccctctacattttctatcctcttactttttttttaactcccCCAACCAAAAGGACTTATATTCTACTGATGCTCTTCTTTGGAAGGCTTCCTATGGTCTTAGCCTTTTCCCTTAAAACAAATTTCTGTATCTTCCCAGTTGAAGTCTTTGGCAGATCATCCAAAAAAACAACAGTTCGAGGAGCCATGTAATGGGGCAATCGATCTCGACAAAACTTCATAATCTCCTCTGCATTGGCATTAAACCCATTCTTCAACTTCACAAATGCACAAGGTGTCTCCCCCCAGAAATCATCAGGTTTTCCCACAACAGCTGCCTCAAGAATTGCTGGATAACTATAAAGTGCAGCTTCCACCTCAATTGTGCTAATATTTTCTCCCCCAGAAATGATAATGTCCTTTGAACGATCCTTTAGTTCAATGTAGCCATCAGAGTGTTTCACTCCCAAGTCCCCACTTCGATACCATCCACCATTGAATGCTTCCTGTGTtgctttcaaatttttgtagtatCCATTCATGACACTGTTGCCTCTAAGCATGACTTCTCCCATGGTTTTTGCATCAGGGGGTACACTCTTCATGGtaacagggtctttaatgtcgACTTCCTCAAGGCCAGGATGGTGCAACCCTTGACGAGCCTTGAGCTTTGCCTGAGTTTCTCGAGGAAGAGAATCCCATTCAGGTTTCCAAGTGCAAACTGTTGCAGGACCATAAGTTTCTGTCAGACCATATGAGTGGGTAACATCGAATCCTAGCTCCTCCATCTTGAGTAGTACATGTAGTGGTGGAGGTGCACCACCAGTCACGACTGCCACCTTGCCTGGAAGTTTCCTCCGCTCACTGGCTGTTGCATTTATTATCATGTTCAGAACTGTGGGTGCACCACCCAAGTTGGTTACCTTGTGTTGAGAAATATTCTCAAAAATTCCTCTTGCAGTCACATTCCTTTGGCAGACATTTGTGCCACCTTGAGTAGCCACAGCCCATGGGAAACACCACCCATTGCAGTGAAACATGGGAACACACCATAAATATACAGACATTGAGCTCATCCCATTGAAAAGTGCCACTGAAAGTGCATTGAGATAGGCACCTCTATGGCTATAAACAACACCTTTTGGGCTTGATGTGGTACCTGAAGTGTAATTTAGCGAGATTGGATCACATTCATCATTTGGCCACCTGATCTCAAAATCAAGTCTGCCGGTTAGTAAAAGACTCTCATATTCCAGATAGTTCGACGTGGAAATGGTGTTGCTGATGGTAGAGGATGATTGATCAGACTCTGGAATTAAGATTAGAAGGGGTAGCTTGGTCCTCGTATTGGAAAGAATATCAATTGCTCCTTGAGCAATATGAAGAAATTCATAGTCTACGAAAATGATTTTGGCCTCTGAATGTCTCAATAATACTGACAACATTGCCGAATCATGACGGATATTTAGTGTACAAAGAACACCGCCTACCATTGGAACACCAAAGTGTAGCTCATACATTGCTGGAATGTTAGGGGCCAATGCAGCAACCTGCTCAAGTGAGTAAAAAGTTTAtaataaacacaaataaaaattaaggatGTTGTGATCTTAGCTCATTGTAGGAGACTGCTTTCATGCTTCTGAGAGGggcaaaataaaaagaaattttaggaAATAAAGTAACATAGTTAATACTTTAAAGAATTGACGCCTCAAGCACTTTAAATAACAGAAGAAATTGTATAGATCCATGAGAAGCCACTCACTCTATTCATTTTAAGATATCCATTTTGAAAAGTtagatataaaaattttaattttcttaatctATCTTTCCGAGGAAAAAGTTGAAATGCACTTATAAACTTCAacgaaatataaattaaaacttgGATTCTTTCAATGGGTACTCTCACTTTAAGGGGGATGGGATACAAGGAAATCTTTATCAGCAACAAAGCTTACATTTTCGGACAAGAGCATTGCAGTTCAGTGGCATTGTCCGATCTCCCTAGGGGAAGAATCAGATTTTGAATCCTCCTCTCCCACTTGttacaagcaaaaaaaaaaaaaaacaaaaaaaaacaagcaaacaGGCAAATTTACAATTTCCAATCATTGCCAGAAATGGGCGTCAAGGATAgaacaaaagtaaaaacaaaaacaagccaagaaagaaattaaatgaTATGACTCATATTTGATACTTGTTAAAGTGAAACGCAAGGTCTCAAAGCCTAAATACTTTATTAAACTTCCATCAAGATGTTGTTCACAATGTACTGAAATCTGGTGATAATGATCCAATTATTTCAGCATAAATTACTTGCGAAGACTATGACACTATGAAGAGAATTACACTCAAACTAttacaaaaagttatttttaaaactaaaggATAACAACAAACAATGTCAATTTTATATGTGGAACAAAACCCATCCGACAATGCCACTGCCTCTATTTTTAAGCCAGGTGAAGTTACTGGGGAGCAAACCCCAAACATAGCGCCATATTTCTAAGTATAGGTGTCATTATGCCAAAAGGccatatgcaatttttttaaaatgataagttATACATTCACCTGATGAGTCTTTTATCAACTGACATGGTTCGTTGGAAATTTTTTAGCATCACTATATGCATAGTATTCATATTCATACATAATTGATTGTTATTGTTAATACCAATGGTGAAGTGAGGCAATTTTTTCAAGCACGggcaaaattatataataaaccctttaatttttcaatttatgcACAATTCGATGGAGGGAGTTCTTTCAAACTCCATTGAAAGAACTTAAAGGCCCCTTACAAAGCGAAAAATGGGGTTGGAGAATTCGAACCCATGTTCTTCCCAATGGAAAGAAGCAAGTAGTGCCAATAAATCATACCACTACTCTAGACTACAATAGAGGAATATAATTGTAGTTAAAAAAGATACATTAATTAAAGAAGTAATAGAGGCTATGACTTCGGATAGAATATAATGGAGGAAAACAATACATTTAGCTGATCATGACTAACCTTATCAAGGATTCGTAGCCAACACAAAAAACTTTTGGACTAAGGCCTTGTTGTTGTAGAATATAATTTATGCATTACAGGTACTAGGAATTTATTCCCtcatttttagtgttttttttaggtCTATGCAACCAAATTGAAGTCCTTTTATAATAATGTAGTAATTTTtctacaataattttaaaaaaattggccTGTAGATTGTAACCAAAAATTAAAGTccaaaacatattattaaaaattctCTTCAAATTACTTTCACGcaaggaaaattaaataaaggaaaatgtttctcTCCTTGCAGacttctctatctttttttggttttattttgaaaatctaactgttaaattgtatattcttattatattttccatggttgcaaaatttcaagaaaattaaagattaattactatttcatcaatcaaatgtttaaatttcaagtttttgtagtataaaattatgcataaaaataactttattgattgaatagtaGACAATATtcaatttgaacgaaatttgaaatacatgttaaaaacattataaaaaaatttcaaaattcaaacccaataaaaaaaattatatgaaaaatttgaaAGGTTTTAACCTTGTAAAGTcattgatggttgaataagagatctgtgGTTCAATTTTCGCATACattaaaaactgattagtgtcttaatctgatgataaagagctatcatcaaaagcagacgctataggttgaaactctcttaacaaaaccaaaaaaaaaaaaaaagtcagtaCTTACCACATCTCCACGAGAAATTCCAAGCTGGGCAAGAGCAGAAGCAAGTTTTGTGCAGCGTTCAAAGGTGTCTTTCCAAGTGTACCGGACATCACCGTACACAATAGAGGATTTATCATTGTAGACCAATGCTGACCGCTTCAAGAAGCTGATGGGAGAGagaggggtgtaatttgcagaGCTCCGGATCATACCCTCCATCGGCTTTTACTTCAGagacaacaacaaaataaaaaatataataataaataaaaaatttgttgctGGATAAGTGGAGATGGAAGAGCTACTCTTTGGAGTTTGGACTATTTCTAAGGATATTTTGAACAAAagacttttattttgtatttttaactTACAAACATATCCTCCAAGTGCCAACTCATGCGGCATATGGGAGAGGTTTAAGTTCAGTGTATCAAGGTCATTAGATTTGTTCTATTAAGTGGTAATTTTTAGGCATATGGCAACATCTTATCGGGTTCAATGCACAAAATGCTAGAAACCTATtttagaacaattttttttttcttgagctTTGTCACGATAAAGTAGACTTTGAGTGGTGTTTATCACTTTCAaataaattctctctctctcattttttctttgttacttATATTCCTCCAAATAACGCatattttgatttcattttcatttttgttttttttattcattttatgttttcattttaattttttgtatatatttaagagaaatagtacaaattataaaatagaaaaagggcCGCCTTTAAAAAGCTCCACCCAGCACAGCCCCACCAAATTTTATCATGCTAAATCatttttgctaaatttttatCATGCTAAATCAGTATAATAGCGGATAAGATACGAAAATTTCACActtttttatagttattatcaatattactattaaaataGCCATTTTacagttattatatatttattactaaaaaaaaaagtttttataatgaaatgataatcaatgtaatttttatttaataaataatcaaTATAACTGATATAACAACAGATATCGTTGCTGGGGGGTCGGGAGGACTCGAACTCAAAACTTAAGTTTTGTTAACCCAATGCCTGGCCAATCGATGACATGCCACATTAGTTACAATGTGATATCACATCAATGGTGTaattatcttcttctctttttaagATATGATACATTACTCTATAACACTTATATACTACTAGCCTCATCGCACAAGCTTTGCGcgagaggttttttttttttttttgtctagtgttataattttttttttaaaaaaatttagataagtttgttttgaagataTGAATTAGTAAGAGAGtgttctattttgtaggcattttaagtggagttggAGATATACTTTTACTAGGTTGTCCTCAAGTTTTTTCCCTATTAAACGTAAGGTTTATGGGTAATTctaaaccacataaaagtctagCCCAAAGAGAAAGGTCatattataaatagtatagatGATTTGTAATATTACATGATAAGTTGTGTAAGTAGTGATTGAACGATAGTATTTTCACAAGCACCCATTGTAaatgcacaattgtacccggacctaAAAATAAGTGTtgggttcaggcccaatgagtcttatacaataaaatttgtagagtatggatttgaaatctaggttcaggatgttggaaatttgattaacaggctagagtgccactATCTGTGCAAATggtaaacgaatatgacaaagagacctcctcggacgtaagccgaggacgatttgtatatatattctctttctataccaaagtttacaatttttagtttctgTTTTCTTTCAGCAGAAAGTGTAGATcccccttctctttcctctctcgtttccttatatacttcttcttcactggttcatccacatgtcatacaaatcttctccttggatacttgtcccatccaccaccttcttgaagtcttcaaataacagcagggaggctgaatcctactgttcagaggtcatttccccattaatgcggccagggaggtagattcAGGGCTTTTAATGTGGTGATAACAgcttttttcttagatatttctcacatgtctaTGCTTCTAAAGAGTgtttggatcaccctcttacccaccagttcttccagaGTTCTGCCTCTAACTCATTTAGCAAGTCTCAGGGTCATTGCTGGACCCGTCCAATGagacactcctcctcggacaactcctcggactactACAATGCagattgacttgtgggcctagaggccctgatcaaatcaaactggtaccagccaatcagGCTCGAAaaccaaatgtttattcaagagtttttacccccccacacccattgttttttattatttatagaaACTCACAAGCACCCGCTTATTAACATTAATCACATGTCATGTCTCCTCTATAATTAAATAGTACTATGTCAAATGATAGGTGTTAAAATAAATGTTTGTAAACATCAAcacaccaaaatcaaaattacaccaaattagaaaatgtaatttagtGGATTCTAGTTAGCTTAATCGATTAgcgtcttggtctgataataaagagttattattagAAGCGgacatcataggttgaaactctataaaataaaaaaataaataaaaacataatttatgttttagtctaaataataaatttaaccACTCTAACATGaaataaagcaaataaaacggaagattgaaaaagtaaaagaatctTACTTCCTACTATTCTAGATTAGCAAAATGATaagtcatttaattaaataaaattactaatttgacctaattagcTACTACTAGCTAGAGTGGTAGTAGGGGTGGGAAAATTTGACACGACTCACGAACCAGACACAATACGACAAGAAATTAATaagttatgggttgaggcttaatgggttcgtgtcatattcgggttgataCGACTGACCCATTTAaaaaatgggttgggttagagTCAATCATTTGAAACTCGTTTGACCAGTTTCacttgtttaattaaatgacattttaccaataCACCATtccaaccctaggcatataaacttattaattgttgtggtttatctttttttgacaaattatgactgattatttgtgatattgagatatgttttaattttgaatcaTTATTAATGATGCAGTTActtgttagttttgaattttatgttaaatttttttatttgtttggctTTTAataattcatatcaatttggttaatactaatattagtttttttttttcattttgataaaatttgataaaggGGTCGTGTTAAGGTTAAAAAattctgacccgtttaataaacatgtcgagTTAAGGTTGACTTATATAGTCAAATATTCATGAGGCAACACGACaagcgaacacgaattgccagcCCTAAGTTGTAGCATGGCTAGTCAGTCATAATTTTATGAATTACCAAATATTGAACTAGaaaagatgcaaaattactGAACATAACATtagattttataattaaattcaaccatgtgttggTATTGATCAATGAGCCACATAGTCGAATTTAATAAACCTTTGAATAATAGAACATATTGTGTATTGTATTGATATTGACACAATCACATAGTCAAATTTAATTAtcc
This genomic stretch from Castanea sativa cultivar Marrone di Chiusa Pesio chromosome 1, ASM4071231v1 harbors:
- the LOC142616222 gene encoding butanoate--CoA ligase AAE1-like, with translation MEGMIRSSANYTPLSPISFLKRSALVYNDKSSIVYGDVRYTWKDTFERCTKLASALAQLGISRGDVVAALAPNIPAMYELHFGVPMVGGVLCTLNIRHDSAMLSVLLRHSEAKIIFVDYEFLHIAQGAIDILSNTRTKLPLLILIPESDQSSSTISNTISTSNYLEYESLLLTGRLDFEIRWPNDECDPISLNYTSGTTSSPKGVVYSHRGAYLNALSVALFNGMSSMSVYLWCVPMFHCNGWCFPWAVATQGGTNVCQRNVTARGIFENISQHKVTNLGGAPTVLNMIINATASERRKLPGKVAVVTGGAPPPLHVLLKMEELGFDVTHSYGLTETYGPATVCTWKPEWDSLPRETQAKLKARQGLHHPGLEEVDIKDPVTMKSVPPDAKTMGEVMLRGNSVMNGYYKNLKATQEAFNGGWYRSGDLGVKHSDGYIELKDRSKDIIISGGENISTIEVEAALYSYPAILEAAVVGKPDDFWGETPCAFVKLKNGFNANAEEIMKFCRDRLPHYMAPRTVVFLDDLPKTSTGKIQKFVLREKAKTIGSLPKKSISRI